The Fervidibacillus albus genome contains a region encoding:
- the flhF gene encoding flagellar biosynthesis protein FlhF produces MKVKKYVAENMQEAMKQIRSDLGRDAIILNSREIHKNGPFRIFRKKRIEVIAAVDNERPFPRIGIEQEPHRRNIRSKMDAGTGTKTDGDMLVKEITSLKNMVANITHQSTEVGKVPPPFRALLTRLSKQGIHDGILDELTDFLFEKYYEKGRNVSESDVKTYATEFLIEKLRSISFGGMDLQKKLVMCFGPTGVGKTTTLAKLAAYAKLDLQKSVAFITTDTYRIGAVEQLRTYAKLLDVPVEVCYTANDFQRAVNQFQSYDVTFIDTAGRNFRHSEYVHQLNHLVDFTRDMETFLVFSITAKEDDMSEIYEQFSNVPIDKFIFTKIDETESYGSMVNIPLKYKKPIGYITTGQDVPDDIIECTVHTIVNRIVGE; encoded by the coding sequence TTGAAGGTTAAAAAATATGTAGCCGAAAATATGCAAGAGGCAATGAAACAAATCCGTTCAGATTTAGGGAGAGATGCGATTATTTTAAATTCCCGAGAGATTCATAAAAACGGCCCTTTCCGTATTTTTCGAAAAAAACGGATCGAAGTAATTGCAGCTGTCGATAACGAACGTCCATTTCCTCGAATTGGGATCGAACAGGAACCTCATAGAAGAAATATTCGTTCGAAAATGGATGCGGGTACAGGAACTAAAACGGACGGAGATATGCTTGTGAAAGAAATTACCTCGTTAAAAAATATGGTCGCCAATATAACACATCAAAGTACGGAAGTGGGGAAGGTACCACCCCCGTTTCGCGCTTTGCTAACTCGCCTTTCAAAACAAGGAATTCATGACGGAATTTTGGACGAATTAACGGATTTCCTGTTCGAAAAATATTACGAAAAAGGAAGAAATGTATCCGAATCAGATGTTAAAACGTATGCGACTGAATTTTTGATCGAAAAATTACGTTCCATTTCCTTCGGTGGAATGGATTTACAAAAAAAATTGGTCATGTGTTTCGGACCTACAGGTGTTGGAAAGACAACGACATTAGCTAAACTAGCTGCCTATGCGAAATTAGATTTACAAAAATCCGTTGCGTTCATAACAACCGATACGTACCGAATCGGAGCGGTGGAACAACTGAGAACGTACGCCAAGCTACTCGATGTCCCCGTGGAAGTTTGTTATACAGCGAACGATTTTCAACGGGCAGTCAATCAATTTCAGTCGTATGACGTAACTTTTATCGATACGGCAGGTCGAAATTTTCGTCATTCCGAATATGTCCACCAATTGAATCATTTGGTCGATTTCACACGAGATATGGAAACCTTTTTAGTGTTTTCAATAACTGCGAAAGAAGATGACATGTCCGAAATTTATGAACAATTTTCGAACGTCCCGATCGATAAGTTTATTTTTACGAAAATTGACGAGACCGAAAGTTACGGTTCGATGGTCAATATCCCATTAAAATATAAAAAGCCGATCGGCTACATTACGACAGGGCAGGACGTTCCCGATGATATTATCGAATGTACCGTTCATACAATCGTCAATCGAATTGTTGGTGAATAA
- a CDS encoding flagellar biosynthetic protein FliO produces MKQKIVHLVLFALIFSFSSPVFSTDVFAQSDSNTSVSDWIEQQNNSEENGEEEKEMHSDEETVDRVGIGVSDVIKSILALVFVLFLLLTVMKWIQRKNAQFPTTQIIRPIGGLNLGGNRSIQILKIGNKLYVIGVGETVELLKEIDEQSEIERISEIHNEQSIPLTGRKNFLKNVIDRFKGDFVKNNTPPSFQQEMESQLDRIMKERREIMKEKVERGTKDE; encoded by the coding sequence GTGAAACAAAAAATCGTCCATTTAGTATTGTTCGCTCTAATCTTTTCCTTTTCGTCTCCTGTTTTTTCTACCGATGTGTTTGCCCAATCGGATTCCAATACTTCGGTATCCGATTGGATCGAACAACAAAATAATTCGGAAGAAAACGGTGAGGAAGAAAAGGAAATGCACTCCGATGAGGAAACGGTGGATCGTGTTGGAATCGGTGTTTCGGATGTGATTAAATCCATTCTCGCCCTCGTATTCGTTCTTTTTCTGTTATTAACCGTTATGAAATGGATCCAGAGGAAAAACGCTCAATTTCCTACGACACAGATCATCCGGCCAATCGGTGGCTTAAATTTAGGTGGGAACCGTTCAATTCAAATCTTGAAAATTGGAAACAAATTGTATGTCATCGGTGTTGGAGAAACGGTCGAACTGTTAAAGGAAATTGATGAACAGTCGGAAATTGAAAGGATATCGGAAATACATAATGAACAATCGATCCCTTTAACCGGAAGAAAGAATTTTTTAAAAAACGTCATCGATCGATTCAAAGGCGATTTCGTGAAAAACAATACACCCCCATCATTTCAACAAGAGATGGAAAGCCAATTGGATCGCATAATGAAAGAACGAAGAGAGATCATGAAGGAAAAAGTGGAGAGAGGAACAAAAGATGAATGA
- a CDS encoding MinD/ParA family protein: MYDQAEKLRQRIKRQMNGDRAQTIAIISGKGGVGKSNVSLNFSISLAQSGKRVLLFDLDIGMGNIDLLSGMTAKKNISHYFNEGLSLEEIIAPGPEGIFYIAGGTGLNRFIKFNEERLMGFLQQIRRYTYEYDYFIFDLGAGMTKETVQFLTSVDHIITIVTPEPTSIMDAYSAIKYILGEKKDLNIHLLGNRIHSSNERRETVDRLSNVIQHFLAKKVNVIGYIPEDRAVMAAVKKQTPLLIHAPKSSAAKSIRRAAKHFLQTEMKTESQQFVEKIKWLLLRK, translated from the coding sequence ATGTATGATCAAGCGGAAAAACTTAGGCAACGAATAAAAAGACAAATGAATGGTGACCGTGCGCAAACGATCGCTATCATTAGTGGCAAGGGTGGGGTTGGAAAGTCAAATGTTTCACTAAATTTTTCCATTTCCCTCGCCCAATCGGGAAAAAGAGTATTATTATTTGATTTAGATATAGGCATGGGCAATATCGATCTATTATCCGGAATGACGGCCAAAAAAAATATAAGTCATTATTTTAATGAAGGTCTGTCCTTAGAAGAAATAATCGCACCGGGTCCAGAGGGTATTTTTTATATCGCAGGAGGAACCGGTTTAAATCGGTTTATTAAATTTAATGAAGAACGATTGATGGGCTTTTTGCAGCAAATTCGTCGTTACACGTACGAATACGATTATTTTATTTTTGATTTAGGTGCAGGGATGACGAAAGAAACGGTTCAATTTTTAACGTCGGTCGACCATATAATCACAATTGTCACGCCCGAGCCGACGTCGATCATGGATGCCTATTCAGCGATAAAATATATTTTGGGAGAAAAAAAAGATTTGAACATTCATTTACTCGGAAACCGAATCCATTCATCGAATGAACGAAGGGAAACGGTCGATCGATTGTCAAATGTGATTCAACATTTTCTCGCAAAGAAAGTCAATGTAATCGGCTATATTCCGGAAGATCGAGCGGTAATGGCGGCGGTGAAAAAGCAAACTCCTCTCCTCATCCATGCACCGAAGTCCTCAGCTGCAAAGTCGATTAGAAGGGCGGCAAAGCATTTTTTACAAACGGAAATGAAAACGGAGTCTCAACAATTTGTGGAAAAAATAAAATGGTTACTTCTAAGAAAGTAG
- the fliP gene encoding flagellar type III secretion system pore protein FliP (The bacterial flagellar biogenesis protein FliP forms a type III secretion system (T3SS)-type pore required for flagellar assembly.) — MNEFMSLFNGSDPETVSTSVKLFILLTVLSVAPAILILLTSFTRIVIVLSFVRTSLATQQMPPNQVIIGLALFMTFFIMSPVFYEVNEEALQPLFNDEINLEEAYDRASVPFKEFMSQYTRQKDLALFLDYAGAERPTSVEDIPLSALVPAFAISELKTAFQIGFMIFLPFLVIDMVVASVLMSMGMMMLPPVMISLPFKILLFVLVDGWYLVVQSLLQSF, encoded by the coding sequence ATGAATGAATTTATGTCATTGTTCAATGGCAGTGATCCGGAGACGGTATCAACGTCCGTCAAACTATTCATTTTACTAACGGTTCTATCCGTTGCGCCTGCCATTTTAATTTTACTAACTTCCTTTACGCGGATCGTAATCGTGTTATCCTTTGTCCGAACAAGCTTGGCTACCCAACAGATGCCACCGAATCAAGTGATTATCGGTCTTGCACTATTTATGACGTTTTTTATCATGTCACCGGTCTTTTATGAGGTGAATGAAGAAGCTTTACAACCGTTGTTTAATGATGAAATCAACTTAGAGGAAGCGTACGATCGAGCGAGTGTCCCATTTAAAGAATTTATGAGTCAGTATACGAGGCAAAAGGATTTGGCATTATTTTTAGATTATGCAGGGGCAGAACGACCTACTTCTGTGGAAGACATTCCATTATCGGCTTTAGTTCCCGCCTTTGCCATTAGTGAACTGAAGACAGCTTTTCAAATTGGGTTTATGATTTTTCTTCCCTTTTTAGTAATTGATATGGTTGTGGCGAGTGTCCTGATGTCGATGGGGATGATGATGCTGCCGCCGGTAATGATTTCATTGCCATTTAAAATTTTGTTGTTCGTATTAGTTGACGGTTGGTATTTAGTCGTCCAATCGTTATTACAAAGCTTTTAA
- a CDS encoding protein-glutamate methylesterase/protein-glutamine glutaminase: MTRIKVLIVDDSLFMRKLITNLLSADDRIEVIDTATNGKDALDKIQRLQPDVVTLDVEMPVLSGLETLEIIMKENPLPVIMLSNTTTEGAENTIRAIQLGAFDFVPKPSGTISLDIHKVKDELIEKVVKAKSINLNLYKNTNKHHRPKRNNNENTQQVTNVGKKKIVLIGASTGGPRALQEVLSGIPKNIPAPILIVQHMPAKFTKSLASRLNHLCEITVKEAENGEILRNGVAYIAPGGFHLQMKKLGKTLTAEVNELPPVNGHRPSVDQLFRSATSLKDEEIIAVILTGMGSDGTKGLVELKKQTNTFAIAESKETAVIFGMPKTAIQTGLIDQIEPIDQIAAFISNKVNLG, from the coding sequence ATGACCCGAATAAAAGTATTAATCGTCGACGATTCTTTATTCATGAGGAAATTGATTACCAACTTATTGTCCGCAGATGATCGAATTGAAGTTATTGATACAGCAACCAATGGAAAGGACGCCCTTGATAAAATTCAACGGTTACAACCGGATGTCGTCACCTTAGATGTGGAAATGCCCGTACTAAGTGGACTAGAAACGTTGGAAATCATTATGAAAGAGAACCCCCTTCCCGTCATCATGCTTTCCAATACGACGACAGAAGGGGCAGAAAATACGATTCGAGCCATTCAACTCGGGGCTTTTGATTTTGTACCGAAACCATCCGGAACGATTTCATTGGATATTCATAAAGTAAAGGATGAACTTATTGAAAAAGTTGTTAAAGCGAAGTCGATCAATCTGAATTTATATAAAAATACGAATAAACATCACCGTCCAAAACGGAACAATAACGAAAACACTCAACAAGTTACTAATGTAGGCAAGAAAAAGATTGTTTTAATCGGTGCATCGACGGGAGGACCGAGGGCGTTACAAGAAGTATTGTCAGGGATTCCGAAAAACATCCCGGCTCCAATTTTAATCGTTCAACATATGCCGGCCAAATTTACGAAGTCGTTAGCATCCCGCCTCAATCATTTATGCGAGATTACCGTCAAAGAAGCAGAAAATGGTGAGATTTTACGGAATGGTGTCGCTTATATCGCTCCTGGTGGATTCCATTTACAAATGAAAAAACTAGGAAAGACACTAACGGCTGAAGTAAACGAGCTTCCCCCCGTAAATGGACATCGCCCGTCCGTCGATCAGTTGTTCCGTTCTGCGACATCATTAAAGGACGAAGAAATCATCGCAGTCATTTTAACGGGTATGGGATCGGATGGAACGAAAGGATTAGTAGAATTAAAAAAGCAGACAAATACGTTCGCCATTGCCGAGTCAAAGGAAACGGCGGTCATCTTCGGAATGCCGAAAACGGCCATTCAAACGGGACTAATCGATCAAATTGAACCGATCGATCAAATTGCCGCATTCATATCAAATAAAGTAAATTTGGGGTGA
- the fliR gene encoding flagellar biosynthetic protein FliR gives MDGFINIFPVFLLVLIRVVSFFMTIPIFSYRAVPIRFKIGFATFLAVILSLSIEAKPIEIDGVFLLLAMKEALVGLVLGLFGYIIMSAVQVAGGFIDFQMGFAIANVIDPQTGAQSPIIGQYLYIFALLFLLSIDGHHLLIDGIFHSFDFIPLDEPFLAFGEEGTILLVMKTFATMFMIAFQISLPIVASLFLVDVALGIVARTVPQMNVFVVGLPVKILVSFLLMFFVIGTMIAAIQTIFELLLYSMRDLMALLGQG, from the coding sequence ATGGATGGTTTCATCAATATATTTCCCGTTTTTTTGCTCGTTCTCATTCGAGTCGTATCCTTTTTTATGACGATTCCGATATTTTCATACAGAGCTGTACCGATTCGCTTCAAAATTGGTTTTGCTACATTTTTAGCGGTTATCCTGTCGTTATCGATCGAGGCAAAACCGATTGAAATCGATGGAGTGTTCCTTTTGTTAGCTATGAAGGAAGCGTTAGTCGGACTCGTGTTAGGACTTTTTGGTTATATCATAATGTCAGCTGTTCAAGTTGCCGGTGGATTTATCGATTTTCAAATGGGGTTTGCCATTGCCAATGTAATCGATCCGCAAACCGGTGCCCAAAGTCCGATTATCGGCCAATACTTATACATTTTTGCTTTACTTTTTTTGCTTTCCATCGACGGCCATCATTTGTTGATCGACGGTATTTTTCACAGTTTCGACTTTATTCCGTTGGATGAACCCTTTTTAGCCTTTGGGGAGGAAGGGACGATTTTATTGGTTATGAAAACATTTGCCACCATGTTTATGATCGCCTTTCAAATTTCGTTGCCGATCGTTGCGAGTTTGTTTTTAGTCGATGTAGCCCTCGGGATTGTGGCGCGCACTGTACCTCAAATGAATGTGTTTGTCGTTGGGCTCCCTGTGAAAATATTAGTTAGTTTTTTGTTGATGTTTTTCGTTATCGGAACGATGATTGCCGCGATTCAAACTATTTTTGAACTTTTGCTTTATTCCATGAGAGATTTGATGGCTCTTTTAGGACAAGGGTAG
- the flhB gene encoding flagellar biosynthesis protein FlhB, with protein MRSIDLQFFAGEKTEKATPKKRQEVRKKGQTAKSQEINTAFVLLTVFFALFVFSSYILDHFLALFRETFNEFMLQDVTELSIRSITITIVIEILKALAPVMIAAIVAAFVANYVQVGFLFSSEPLKMKLERLDPIKGAKRIFSIRAIVELLKSLLKISFVGVITFAFLWMNMSEILRLIHKSTWDSLSIIASITGKMGLFSGLALLFLAMFDYIYQRYDFEKNIRMSKQDIKDEMKNTEGDPLIKSKIKQKQREMAMRRMMQEVPKADVVITNPTHYAIALKYDEAEADAPIVVAKGVDYVAQKIIFVAKENDVVTVENRPLARALYAQVEIGETIPEEFFKAVAEILAYVYRLRRNI; from the coding sequence TTGCGATCGATTGATTTACAGTTTTTCGCCGGTGAAAAGACGGAAAAGGCAACACCGAAAAAGCGGCAAGAAGTGAGAAAAAAGGGTCAAACGGCGAAGAGTCAAGAAATAAATACAGCTTTTGTCCTGCTAACCGTTTTTTTCGCTTTGTTCGTTTTCAGCTCATACATATTAGACCATTTTCTTGCTTTGTTTCGAGAAACGTTCAACGAGTTTATGTTGCAAGATGTAACGGAATTGTCCATCCGCTCCATTACAATCACAATTGTTATTGAGATATTGAAAGCACTCGCACCGGTTATGATCGCTGCCATCGTGGCAGCCTTTGTGGCCAATTATGTGCAAGTCGGCTTTTTGTTTTCATCTGAGCCATTGAAAATGAAGTTGGAGCGGTTGGATCCGATCAAGGGTGCGAAACGGATTTTTTCCATTCGGGCGATTGTCGAATTACTAAAGTCGTTGTTAAAAATTTCGTTTGTCGGTGTGATTACCTTCGCCTTTTTATGGATGAACATGTCTGAAATTTTACGATTAATTCATAAATCAACATGGGACAGTTTATCGATCATTGCATCAATTACAGGGAAAATGGGGTTGTTTTCCGGACTCGCTTTACTTTTTCTCGCAATGTTTGACTATATTTATCAACGGTATGATTTTGAAAAAAATATTCGGATGTCCAAACAAGATATTAAAGATGAAATGAAAAATACAGAAGGGGATCCGTTAATTAAATCAAAAATAAAACAAAAGCAACGGGAAATGGCGATGCGCAGAATGATGCAGGAAGTTCCGAAGGCAGATGTCGTCATAACGAACCCGACCCACTATGCGATTGCTTTGAAATACGATGAAGCTGAGGCGGATGCCCCTATCGTCGTTGCGAAGGGTGTCGATTACGTCGCGCAAAAAATCATTTTCGTAGCGAAGGAAAATGATGTCGTGACCGTAGAAAATCGTCCGCTTGCAAGAGCTCTTTATGCCCAAGTGGAAATCGGTGAGACAATTCCGGAGGAGTTTTTCAAAGCCGTTGCAGAAATTTTAGCGTACGTTTACCGGTTACGAAGAAATATTTAA
- a CDS encoding response regulator, with the protein MSQKILIVDDAAFMRMMIKDILVKNGYEVVGEAQDGKQAVEKFKELQPDLVTMDITMPEMDGIEALKNIQEIDPNAKIIMCSAMGQQAMVIDAIQAGAKDFIVKPFQADRVIEAIKKTLG; encoded by the coding sequence ATGTCACAGAAAATTTTAATCGTTGATGATGCGGCTTTTATGAGAATGATGATTAAGGATATTTTAGTGAAAAACGGATATGAAGTCGTCGGTGAAGCGCAAGATGGAAAACAGGCGGTGGAAAAATTTAAGGAATTACAACCTGATTTAGTTACGATGGATATAACGATGCCGGAAATGGACGGGATCGAGGCGTTGAAAAATATTCAAGAAATCGATCCGAACGCGAAAATCATTATGTGTTCTGCTATGGGTCAACAGGCGATGGTCATCGATGCGATTCAAGCAGGTGCAAAAGACTTTATCGTAAAACCGTTCCAAGCGGATCGGGTCATCGAAGCGATTAAAAAAACCCTTGGGTAA
- the fliQ gene encoding flagellar biosynthesis protein FliQ produces MTAETVIQLAEQGIYTILLVAGPLLLLALVVGLIVSIFQATTQIQEQTLAFIPKIIAVLIGVVIFAPWMISRMVQYASNIFSNLTRFVG; encoded by the coding sequence ATGACAGCGGAAACGGTAATTCAGCTGGCAGAACAGGGCATTTATACGATTTTGCTCGTTGCCGGGCCCCTTTTGCTACTAGCTTTAGTCGTCGGTTTAATAGTGAGTATTTTTCAAGCGACGACGCAAATACAAGAACAGACGTTAGCTTTTATTCCGAAAATCATTGCCGTCCTGATCGGTGTCGTCATTTTTGCTCCGTGGATGATTAGTCGGATGGTCCAATATGCGTCGAATATATTTTCGAATTTAACGAGATTTGTAGGTTGA
- the flhA gene encoding flagellar biosynthesis protein FlhA: MSPRDLSVIFGVILIIIMLIIPLEPWLLSILIIINITLALLVLLAAMNMHEALEFSVFPSLLLLLTLYRLGLNVSTTRSILGEGTAGSVVETFGTFVVGGNVLVGLVVFLILIIIQFVVITKGAERVAEVAARFTLDAMPGKQMSIDADLNAGMISEQEAKIRREKISREADFYGAMDGASKFVKGDAIAGIVIVLINLIFGMIIGMVQEGLSFAEAASKYSLLTVGDGIVSQLPALLISTATAIIVTRAASDDNLGHDVTSQLFAYPKMLYVAGGTIFLLGLFTPIENILTIPISALLFLGGYIMTKEDTVPIEKEIQAEEEAAGEELRKQENVVQLLNIDPIEFEFGYGLIPLADANQGGDLLDRVVMIRRQLAVELGLIIPVVRIRDNIQLAPNEYRIKIKGNEVGRGQILLDHYLAMISGTDSPDIIGIDTVEPAFGMPAKWINEEMKAKAELAGYTVVDPPSVVSTHLTEILKGHAYQLLGRQETKQLIDHLKESYPILVEEVTPNPLSVGDVQKVLAKLLKERVSIRNLPVIFETLADFSKMTTDPNILTEYVRQALSSQITNQYVSDQQMLKVITLSGKVEKVIADSVQQTEHGNFLSLDPKTTESIVGKLAKEIEKMVNLNETAIVLCSPGIRMYVRELTERYFPQVPVLSYNELESNVQVQSVGVVNID, from the coding sequence ATGTCACCGAGAGATTTGTCCGTAATCTTTGGCGTTATTTTAATCATTATTATGCTTATCATTCCATTGGAACCGTGGTTATTGAGCATATTGATTATTATTAATATTACTTTAGCCTTGCTCGTCTTGTTAGCGGCGATGAATATGCACGAAGCGTTGGAATTCTCCGTTTTTCCTTCTCTCTTATTACTATTAACGTTGTATCGGCTCGGATTGAATGTTTCGACAACCCGATCGATTTTAGGCGAAGGAACGGCAGGAAGTGTTGTAGAAACGTTCGGAACGTTCGTCGTCGGTGGAAATGTTTTAGTCGGTTTAGTTGTCTTTTTAATATTAATTATTATTCAGTTCGTCGTTATTACGAAGGGAGCCGAACGGGTTGCCGAAGTAGCAGCTCGATTTACGTTAGATGCGATGCCTGGAAAGCAGATGAGCATTGATGCGGATTTAAATGCTGGAATGATATCTGAACAGGAAGCGAAAATTCGCCGAGAAAAAATAAGTCGGGAAGCGGATTTTTACGGAGCGATGGACGGAGCGAGTAAATTTGTAAAAGGTGATGCAATCGCTGGAATCGTCATCGTTTTGATCAATCTTATTTTCGGTATGATCATCGGAATGGTACAGGAAGGGTTGTCCTTTGCAGAGGCGGCGAGCAAATATTCCTTATTAACGGTTGGTGACGGTATCGTAAGCCAACTACCAGCCTTGTTAATTTCTACTGCGACCGCCATTATCGTCACCCGTGCGGCTTCGGATGATAATCTCGGCCACGATGTAACGAGCCAACTATTCGCCTATCCGAAAATGTTGTATGTGGCAGGAGGGACGATTTTTCTCCTCGGTCTGTTTACTCCGATCGAGAACATATTAACGATTCCGATCTCCGCCTTGTTGTTTCTCGGTGGCTACATTATGACGAAGGAAGATACTGTCCCAATCGAAAAGGAAATACAAGCGGAAGAAGAAGCGGCTGGAGAAGAATTACGGAAACAGGAAAATGTCGTTCAGCTTTTAAATATCGACCCGATCGAGTTCGAATTCGGATACGGTTTAATTCCGCTCGCCGATGCCAATCAAGGGGGAGACTTGCTCGACCGCGTTGTAATGATCCGAAGGCAACTGGCTGTGGAACTCGGCTTAATCATCCCTGTTGTTCGAATCCGTGATAATATTCAATTAGCACCGAATGAATACCGGATTAAAATTAAAGGGAATGAAGTCGGTCGAGGGCAAATCTTGTTGGATCATTATTTGGCGATGATTTCTGGTACGGATAGTCCGGATATCATCGGAATCGATACCGTGGAACCGGCTTTCGGGATGCCGGCAAAATGGATTAATGAAGAAATGAAGGCAAAGGCCGAACTTGCGGGTTACACCGTCGTCGATCCTCCTTCTGTTGTCAGCACCCATTTAACGGAAATATTAAAAGGCCACGCATATCAATTGCTCGGTAGACAGGAAACGAAACAGTTAATCGATCATTTAAAGGAATCTTATCCGATTTTAGTGGAAGAAGTGACTCCGAACCCGCTTTCGGTAGGCGATGTTCAAAAAGTATTGGCAAAGCTTTTAAAGGAACGGGTATCCATCCGCAATTTACCAGTTATTTTCGAAACGTTGGCGGATTTTAGTAAAATGACTACCGATCCGAATATTTTAACTGAATATGTAAGACAAGCTTTATCGAGTCAGATTACTAACCAATACGTTTCAGATCAACAAATGTTAAAAGTGATTACTTTATCGGGAAAAGTGGAAAAGGTTATTGCCGATTCCGTCCAACAAACGGAACACGGAAATTTCCTCTCATTAGATCCGAAAACTACCGAGTCGATTGTAGGAAAGTTGGCTAAGGAAATCGAGAAAATGGTGAATCTTAATGAAACGGCCATTGTTCTCTGCTCACCCGGCATTCGGATGTACGTTCGGGAGTTGACGGAACGATATTTTCCTCAAGTACCCGTTTTATCGTATAACGAATTGGAATCGAATGTACAAGTTCAAAGCGTAGGGGTGGTGAATATCGATTGA